The following proteins are encoded in a genomic region of Dioscorea cayenensis subsp. rotundata cultivar TDr96_F1 chromosome 8, TDr96_F1_v2_PseudoChromosome.rev07_lg8_w22 25.fasta, whole genome shotgun sequence:
- the LOC120267247 gene encoding protein ENHANCED DOWNY MILDEW 2-like, which yields MLSLEDELEFEPQCVTRYCFVDEKETPLSFTVLPFCYDEAQMPNASDMQVFVHGKTDNGLRSVYKQVTAWKLNLQHEHPEFFVLCKERKWLKLLKPMKSYKGLVRTILVTALWLHFLKRNPETSEKRLWDCLCKFFSSFEVPPSENDLRNHLTLIKSFADNDETLSKSQLLNSDRVTKEPFIASGDKFDESMGVFEGDLVDANSGLFDSVCSICHNGGEILFCEGGCLRSFHATRDAGIDSNCKTLGYSRSEVEAMEKFVCKNCCYGQHQCFVCGQLGCSDKSVGAEVFRCASAECCHFYHPQCVAQWVFPEEKAEAIVYRERIVAGETFVCPVHKCHICRQSENKRIKELQFAMCARCPKSYHRKCLPRKHKIEENLRTPIRNHIVFPDTPDRKDINFVPGTKIKLLLKKRPVSEELLRETDPVILTNKSSTSDANIVKHSAMVAREYVPHAIKKAKVFVKSGSSDLHRDNHVSILDNDKILWKESPKGTVTSVLSRPISENKKIPLNDNHKVAVLAARRNTTRELFNSSFPVVDCETEKR from the exons ATGCTCTCTTTGGAGGATGAGTTGGAATTTGAACCACAGTGTGTTACCAGATATTGTTTTGTGGATGAAAAGGAAACACCTCTGTCATTTACAGTTTTGCCGTTCTGTTATGATGAGGCCCAGATGCCAAATGCTTCTGACATGCAAGTGTTCGTGCACGGCAAGACTGATAATGGCCTGCGGAGTGTCTATAAACAGGTTACTGCCTGGAAGCTTAACCTTCAACATGAACATCCTGAGTTCTTTGTGCTATGCAAGGAGAGAAAATGGTTAAAGCTTCTGAAGCCAATGAAGAGCTACAAGGGCCTTGTAAGGACCATACTAGTAACTGCTTTGTGGCTTCATTTTTTGAAGAGAAACCCTGAAACATCAGAGAAGAGACTTTGGGATTGTTTGTGTAAATTCTTCAG CTCATTTGAGGTTCCGCCTTCTGAAAATGACCTTAGGAATCATCTTACATTGATAAAGTCGTTTGCAGATAATGATGAAACACTATCAAAATCTCAG cTTTTAAATTCCGATCGAGTTACAAAGGAGCCATTTATTGCCTCTGGTGACAAGTTTGATGAGAGCATGGGTGTCTTTGAAGGAGATTTAGTGGATGCTAATTCTGGCTTATTTGATTCAGTCTGTTCCATCTGTCACAACGGTGGCGAAATCTTGTT TTGTGAAGGGGGTTGCTTGAGATCCTTTCATGCAACAAGAGATGCTGGTATAGATTCTAACTGTAAAACCCTTGGCTATTCTAGATCTGAAGTTGAG GCGATGGAGAAGTTTGTTTGCAAGAATTGTTGCTATGGACAACATCAGTGTTTTGTTTGTGGGCAATTGGGATGTTCTGACAAATCAGTTGGCGCTGAG GTATTTCGTTGTGCTTCAGCAGAATGTTGCCACTTCTACCATCCACAATGTGTTGCACAATGGGTTTTCCCAGAGGAAAAAGCTGAAGCAATTGTATACCGGGAAAGAATTGTGGCTGGGGAAACATTCGTGTGCCCTGTCCATAAATGTCATATCTGTAGACAATCAGAGAACAAAAGGATTAAGGAATTGCAATTTGCGATGTGTGCCCGCTGTCCTAAGTCATATCACCGAAAATGCTTACCAAG AAAGCATAAAATTGAAGAAAACCTTCGAACACCAATTAGAAACCATATTGTTTTTCCAGATACTCCTGATCGGAAAGATATAAACTTTGTTCCTGGTACCAAAATTAAGCTTCTGCTCAAGAAGAGGCCAGTTTCTGAAGAACTGCTTAGAGAAACTGACCCAGTAATATTGACCAATAAATCTTCTACCTCAGATGCAAACATTGTCAAACATAGTGCCATGGTTGCTAGAGAATACGTGCCTCACGCCATTAAGAAAGCAAAGGTTTTTGTGAAAAGTGGATCGTCTGATTTGCACAGAGATAACCATGTGTCTATTTTGGACAACGACAAGATTTTGTGGAAAGAGAGCCCAAAAGGTACAGTGACCTCTGTTCTTTCAAGGCCCATTTCAGAGAACAAAAAGATACCATTGAATGATAATCACAAAGTTGCTGTATTAGCTGCACGTCGAAATACTACAAGAGAGCTTTTCAACAGTTCATTTCCAGTGGTAGACTGTGAAACTGAAAAGAGGTAA